DNA sequence from the Candidatus Rhabdochlamydia sp. T3358 genome:
AAACACAAATCCGCCTCAAGCAATATTGCATTGCAGCGCAAGAGTTGTAACCTGGATGAAGGATGTGAAAGTTGCCAATAACTCTTTAAGGAGATCATAACTATGAACGAAACTACAGACACAAGAAAACGAGTTAATGTAGCACAGAAAAAACTGATTAACTGCAATCAGGTAGATGTAAATCAACTCATGCCTCTTAAATACAATTGGGCATGGGAACATTATATGAATGGTTGCGCCAATCATTGGATGCCTACTGAAGTTCCTATGGCTAAAGATATCGAGCTCTGGAAAGCTAAAACTTTAAGTGAAGATGAACGCAGAGTGATTATGCGTAACTTAGGGTTTTTTAGCACCGCTGAGAGCTTAGTTGGCAATAATATCGTACTGGCTATCTTTAAGCATGTAACAAATCCTGAAGTGCGTCAATACCTGCTGCGCCAGGCATTTGAAGAAGCTATTCATACCCATTCCTTTGTCTATATCTGTGAATCCTTAAACCTTGATCAAGGTCTAGTATTCAACATGTACAATGAAATCGCTAGCATTAAAGCTAAAGATGAGTTTCAAATGCAGCTAACAGCTGAGGTTTTGGATCCTAATTTCTCAACTGATACAACACAAGGAGCGCAAAAATTTTTAGAAAATCTGATTGGCTATTACCTCATTATGGAAGGGATTTTCTTCTATAGTGGATTTGTCATGATTCTCTCCTTCCATCGCCAAAATAAAATGACGGGAATTGGCGAACAATTCCAGTACATCTTACGCGACGAGACCGTCCATTTAAACTTTGGCATTGATCTCATTAATGGAATTAAAGAAGAAAATCCAGACCTCTGGACTTTTGAGTTTCAAAATCAGATTATTCGAAAAATTAAACACGCTGTTGAATTAGAGATCGCTTATGCTCAAGATTGCCTACCTAGAGGAATCCTTGGCCTTACCTCTTCTATGTTCCGCGAGTACGTACAATATGTTGCAGACCGTAGGTTAGAAAGAATCGGTCTTAAAGCGGTCTATCACTCAAAAAATCCCTTCCCTTGGATGAGTGAAACAATGGACCTTGGCAAAGAGAAAAACTTCTTTGAAACCCGTGTGACAGAATACCAATCAGCTTCGTCCCTTACCTGGTAATCAAGAGCAGGGAGAAATCCCTGCCTTGCTTAAATATTCTAATTGCTTTTCTAAAGATTCAATCATCTCAATTTTTCTTTCTTTATCTATTTTTAAGTTACTATTATCTCTGACAAGTTTGCCTAA
Encoded proteins:
- a CDS encoding ribonucleotide-diphosphate reductase subunit beta → MNETTDTRKRVNVAQKKLINCNQVDVNQLMPLKYNWAWEHYMNGCANHWMPTEVPMAKDIELWKAKTLSEDERRVIMRNLGFFSTAESLVGNNIVLAIFKHVTNPEVRQYLLRQAFEEAIHTHSFVYICESLNLDQGLVFNMYNEIASIKAKDEFQMQLTAEVLDPNFSTDTTQGAQKFLENLIGYYLIMEGIFFYSGFVMILSFHRQNKMTGIGEQFQYILRDETVHLNFGIDLINGIKEENPDLWTFEFQNQIIRKIKHAVELEIAYAQDCLPRGILGLTSSMFREYVQYVADRRLERIGLKAVYHSKNPFPWMSETMDLGKEKNFFETRVTEYQSASSLTW